A section of the Telopea speciosissima isolate NSW1024214 ecotype Mountain lineage chromosome 3, Tspe_v1, whole genome shotgun sequence genome encodes:
- the LOC122656045 gene encoding eukaryotic initiation factor 4A-3-like isoform X1 yields MAAATASAAPSNRTGRRNGQGPGVDDDNLVFETSPGVEAISSFDQMGIKDDLLRGIYQYGFEKPSAIQQRAVLPIIKGRDVIAQAQSGTGKTSMIALTVCQMVDTSTREVQALILSPTRELASQTEKVILAVGDFINIQAHACIGGKSVGEDIRKLEYGVHVVSGTPGRVCDMIKRRTLRTRAIKLLILDESDEMLSRGFKDQIYDVYRYLPPELQVVLISATLPHDILEITSKFMTDPVRILVKRDELTLEGIKQFFVAVEREEWKFDTLCDLYDTLTITQAVIFCNTKRKVDWLTEKMRSNNFTVSSMHGDMPQKERDAIMAEFRSGTTRVLITTDVWARGLDVQQVSLVINYDLPNNRELYIHRIGRSGRFGRKGVAINFVRSDDIRILRDIEQYYSTQIDEMPMNVADLI; encoded by the exons ATGGCAGCTGCGACAGCCTCAGCTGCTCCATCGAACCGTACTGGCCGGCGAAACGGACAGGGACCCGGTGTAGACGACGATAACCTAGTGTTCGAAACAAGTCCTGGCGTGGAGGCTATCTCGTCATTCGATCAGATGGGTATCAAAGACGATCTTCTCCGAGGGATTTACCAGTACGGGTTCGAAAAGCCATCGGCAATACAGCAGAGAGCGGTTTTGCCTATCATCAAAGGTCGTGATGTGATTGCTCAGGCACAATCTGGTACTGGGAAGACCTCCATGATTGCCCTCACGGTCTGCCAGATGGTCGATACCTCCACCAGAGA GGTCCAAGCTTTGATCTTGTCACCAACCAGAGAACTTGCTTCACAGACTGAGAAAGTAATATTAGCAGTTGGTGATTTCATAAACATACAAGCCCATGCTTGTATTGGCGGCAAAAGTGTAGGTGAAGATATAAGGAAACTTGAGTATGGAGTCCATGTAGTGTCTGGAACTCCAGGCAGAGTCTGTGACATGATCAAGAGAAGAACATTGCGTACAAGGGCCATCAAATTATTAATCCTG GATGAATCTGATGAGATGTTGAGCAGAGGGTTTAAGGATCAAATTTATGATGTTTACAGATATCTTCCGCCAGAGCTTCAG gtTGTACTGATTTCTGCGACCCTTCCTCATGACATATTGGAAATTACAAGCAAATTTATGACAGATCCTGTTAGGATCCTTGTGAAACGTGATGAGTTGACTTTAGAG GGCATCAAACAATTCTTTGTTGCTGTTGAAAGAGAAGAGTGGAAGTTTGATACTTTATGCGATCTTTATGATACACTTACCATCACCCAGGCTGTCATTTTCTGCAATACAAAGCGCAAG GTGGATTGGCTAACAGAGAAGATGCGTAGCAATAATTTCACAGTCTCTTCAATGCATGGAGATATGCCTCAAAAGGAACGGGATGCTATAATGGCAGAGTTCAGGTCGGGAACAACCCGTGTCCTCATCACTACAGATGTTTGGGCTCGGGGGCTCGATGTTCAACAG GTGTCTTTGGTGATCAATTATGACTTGCCCAACAACCGTGAGCTTTACATTCACAGGATAGGTCGATCTGGCCGTTTTGGACGAAAG GGTGTTGCAATAAACTTTGTCCGCAGTGATGACATAAGGATTCTCAGGGATATAGAACAATATTACAGTACACAGATTGATGAGATGCCAATGAATGTGGCTGATCTGATTTAA
- the LOC122654934 gene encoding uncharacterized serine-rich protein C215.13-like — MMMMMVVEKGAAGGDGGGVGDDMGEGMRCNDHPYRNNPGGICAFCLQEKLGKLISSSKSIPSFPSSSSSSPSYRSEGGGGLGSSSSVSFLVPHSSSFTTTTTINSININTNNNNNDYSGSHHLRRARMTPFLPHQNDKAKKVVMASSDANLVLERSKSSSVTRRQYFDANEYSPRKKKFWSFFNLSTRRRSNRDGESTTTTTTQSATSAVAVAAPAGRDKGVESSSTMRGEYVDDDESPNSSHTSSSSFGRKVARSRSVGCGSRSFSGDFLERISTGFGDCTLRRVESQRETKPKSVLHHHRSTPAANAADEAQRIKERVKCGGIFGGFSTSYWQQSSSAAVVVAAATPHSRNKSWGWAFASPMRAFTRPSSSTKADDKDGSRRDVQVTPSKDSTTTTTSGATSETTPNLAAIPSLLTVRV; from the coding sequence atgatgatgatgatggtggtggagaAGGGAGCAGCAGGTGGCGATGGCGGTGGGGTAGGAGATGATATGGGAGAAGGGATGCGATGCAACGACCATCCCTACAGAAACAACCCTGGTGGGATCTGTGCCTTTTGTCTGCAAGAAAAACTTGGTAAGCTTATCTCCTCTTCTAAATCCAtcccttccttcccttcctcttcttcttcgtcgcCTTCGTACAGGTctgagggtggtggtggtctcgGTAGTTCCTCTTCTGTCTCCTTCTTAGTTCCTCATTCATCATCTTTCactaccaccactaccatcaacagcatcaacatcaacaccaacaacaacaataatgaTTACTCTGGTTCTCATCATTTGAGGCGAGCAAGGATGACTCCTTTTCTCCCACACCAGAATGATAAAGCCAAGAAGGTTGTGATGGCTAGCTCTGATGCAAATCTGGTACTCGAAAGAAGCAAATCATCCTCTGTTACGAGGCGGCAGTACTTTGATGCCAACGAATACAGtccaaggaagaaaaaattCTGGTCCTTCTTTAACCTGTCCACCAGAAGACGAAGCAACAGAGATGGTgaatccaccaccaccactaccacccaaTCAGCAACATcggcagtagcagtagcagcaccAGCAGGAAGGGACAAGGGGGTGGAGTCTTCGTCGACGATGAGAGGGGAATATGTGGACGATGACGAGAGCCCTAACAGCAGCCACACCTCGTCTTCATCGTTTGGCCGCAAGGTTGCCAGATCTAGATCCGTGGGGTGTGGTAGCAGGAGCTTCTCCGGTGACTTCCTGGAGAGAATCTCGACTGGATTCGGTGACTGTACTCTGAGGAGGGTGGAATCGCAGAgggaaaccaaacccaaaagcgtccttcatcatcatcgaagCACACCAGCTGCGAATGCTGCCGACGAAGCTCAGCGTATTAAGGAGAGAGTCAAATGCGGTGGTATCTTCGGAGGATTCTCAACTTCTTATTGGCAGCAATCTTCATCGGCAGCAGTGGTAGTAGCAGCAGCGACACCTCACAGTCGAAATAAGAGCTGGGGTTGGGCTTTTGCCAGCCCCATGAGAGCTTTCACCagaccttcttcttctactaaAGCCGACGACAAAGACGGTAGTAGAAGAGACGTGCAGGTTACGCCGAGCAAAGAttccacaaccaccaccaccagcggCGCCACCAGTGAAACCACTCCAAACCTTGCCGCCATTCCTTCACTGTTGACTGTACGGGTCTAA
- the LOC122656045 gene encoding eukaryotic initiation factor 4A-III homolog isoform X2 — protein sequence MAAATASAAPSNRTGRRNGQGPGVDDDNLVFETSPGVEAISSFDQMGIKDDLLRGIYQYGFEKPSAIQQRAVLPIIKGRDVIAQAQSGTGKTSMIALTVCQMVDTSTREVQALILSPTRELASQTEKVILAVGDFINIQAHACIGGKSVGEDIRKLEYGVHVVSGTPGRVCDMIKRRTLRTRAIKLLILDESDEMLSRGFKDQIYDVYRYLPPELQVVLISATLPHDILEITSKFMTDPVRILVKRDELTLEGIKQFFVAVEREEWKFDTLCDLYDTLTITQAVIFCNTKRKVSLVINYDLPNNRELYIHRIGRSGRFGRKGVAINFVRSDDIRILRDIEQYYSTQIDEMPMNVADLI from the exons ATGGCAGCTGCGACAGCCTCAGCTGCTCCATCGAACCGTACTGGCCGGCGAAACGGACAGGGACCCGGTGTAGACGACGATAACCTAGTGTTCGAAACAAGTCCTGGCGTGGAGGCTATCTCGTCATTCGATCAGATGGGTATCAAAGACGATCTTCTCCGAGGGATTTACCAGTACGGGTTCGAAAAGCCATCGGCAATACAGCAGAGAGCGGTTTTGCCTATCATCAAAGGTCGTGATGTGATTGCTCAGGCACAATCTGGTACTGGGAAGACCTCCATGATTGCCCTCACGGTCTGCCAGATGGTCGATACCTCCACCAGAGA GGTCCAAGCTTTGATCTTGTCACCAACCAGAGAACTTGCTTCACAGACTGAGAAAGTAATATTAGCAGTTGGTGATTTCATAAACATACAAGCCCATGCTTGTATTGGCGGCAAAAGTGTAGGTGAAGATATAAGGAAACTTGAGTATGGAGTCCATGTAGTGTCTGGAACTCCAGGCAGAGTCTGTGACATGATCAAGAGAAGAACATTGCGTACAAGGGCCATCAAATTATTAATCCTG GATGAATCTGATGAGATGTTGAGCAGAGGGTTTAAGGATCAAATTTATGATGTTTACAGATATCTTCCGCCAGAGCTTCAG gtTGTACTGATTTCTGCGACCCTTCCTCATGACATATTGGAAATTACAAGCAAATTTATGACAGATCCTGTTAGGATCCTTGTGAAACGTGATGAGTTGACTTTAGAG GGCATCAAACAATTCTTTGTTGCTGTTGAAAGAGAAGAGTGGAAGTTTGATACTTTATGCGATCTTTATGATACACTTACCATCACCCAGGCTGTCATTTTCTGCAATACAAAGCGCAAG GTGTCTTTGGTGATCAATTATGACTTGCCCAACAACCGTGAGCTTTACATTCACAGGATAGGTCGATCTGGCCGTTTTGGACGAAAG GGTGTTGCAATAAACTTTGTCCGCAGTGATGACATAAGGATTCTCAGGGATATAGAACAATATTACAGTACACAGATTGATGAGATGCCAATGAATGTGGCTGATCTGATTTAA